From Streptomyces chrestomyceticus JCM 4735, one genomic window encodes:
- a CDS encoding 3-deoxy-7-phosphoheptulonate synthase — translation MESPAQLCERLPLTYHAAHTVMTARHDTVRVLDGRDDRLLVIAGPCSVHDRAAALDYASRLREAAAALADDLLVVMRVYVEKPRTCLGWPGLVGDPGLDGGADLGRGLAEARSLMLDIAETGLPVGCEWVNPATPAYLSDVVAWGSVGARTASSQVHRDLASGLPMPVGVKNGTDGSVQVAVDAVRAAAAPHTFLGASGAGPVAVLRTSGNPDCHVVLRGGADGPNYGAAHVRRAAELLAGAGLPVRVVVDASHGNSGKQHERQRVVADDLAMRIADGDTTVRGLLLESFLVPGRQDAGAGRRLVFGQSVTDACLGWSGTAQLLRELAGAARARRASCPRPRRAADPGSAVLGTTPFLERT, via the coding sequence GTGGAGAGCCCCGCCCAACTGTGCGAACGGCTGCCGCTCACCTACCACGCGGCGCACACCGTCATGACGGCCCGGCACGACACCGTGCGGGTCCTGGACGGCCGGGACGACCGGCTGCTCGTCATCGCCGGGCCGTGCTCCGTGCACGACCGGGCGGCCGCCCTCGACTACGCGTCCCGGCTGCGGGAGGCGGCGGCCGCCCTGGCCGACGACCTGCTCGTCGTGATGCGGGTCTACGTCGAGAAGCCGCGCACCTGCCTCGGCTGGCCCGGCCTAGTCGGCGACCCCGGCCTGGACGGCGGCGCCGACCTCGGCCGCGGCCTGGCCGAGGCCCGGTCCCTGATGCTCGACATCGCCGAGACCGGGCTGCCGGTGGGCTGCGAATGGGTCAACCCGGCCACCCCGGCGTATCTGTCCGACGTCGTCGCCTGGGGCTCCGTCGGGGCCCGTACGGCGTCGAGCCAGGTGCACCGGGACCTGGCCAGCGGCCTGCCGATGCCGGTCGGCGTCAAGAACGGCACGGACGGCTCGGTGCAGGTCGCGGTCGACGCCGTACGGGCCGCGGCCGCACCGCACACCTTCCTCGGCGCGTCCGGCGCCGGGCCGGTGGCGGTGCTGCGCACCAGCGGCAACCCGGACTGCCACGTCGTCCTGCGCGGCGGCGCGGACGGTCCCAACTACGGTGCGGCGCACGTCCGCCGGGCGGCGGAACTGCTCGCCGGTGCCGGGCTGCCGGTCCGCGTCGTCGTGGACGCCAGCCACGGCAACAGCGGCAAGCAGCACGAGCGGCAGCGGGTGGTCGCCGACGACCTCGCGATGCGGATCGCCGACGGTGACACCACCGTGCGCGGCCTGCTCCTGGAGAGCTTCCTCGTACCCGGCCGCCAGGACGCCGGAGCCGGCCGTCGGCTGGTCTTCGGACAGAGCGTCACCGACGCGTGCCTCGGCTGGAGCGGCACCGCCCAACTGCTGCGGGAACTGGCCGGCGCGGCGCGCGCCCGCCGCGCCTCCTGCCCCCGCCCCCGCCGGGCGGCGGACCCCGGTTCCGCCGTCCTCGGCACCACCCCCTTCCTGGAGAGGACTTGA